Proteins encoded by one window of Elaeis guineensis isolate ETL-2024a chromosome 12, EG11, whole genome shotgun sequence:
- the LOC105055455 gene encoding transcription factor SRM1 → MVMEEANSSSLWSREQEKAFENALVTHPEDCSDRWEKIAADVPGKTLEDVKHHYELLVEDINAIESGRVPVPCYPSSSDGGDHANEGSSGKKGGHSHGDSTHSGKASRSDQERRKGIAWTEDEHRLFLLGLDKYGKGDWRSISRNFVISRTPTQVASHAQKYFIRLNSMNKDRRRSSIHDITSVSNGDISAPQGPITGQINGGATTSGKSAKQSSQPSGGPPGVGVYGTTIGQPVGGPLVSAVGTPVNMPVPPPHMAYGVRAPVSGAVIPGAPMNMTPVTYPMPPASSHR, encoded by the exons ATGGTGATGGAAGAGGCAAACAGCAGCTCCTTGTGGAGTCGGGAGCAGGAAAAGGCATTTGAGAATGCCCTGGTGACTCATCCTGAGGATTGCAGTGATCGGTGGGAGAAAATTGCGGCCGATGTGCCCGGAAAAACTCTTGAGGATGTCAAGCACCACTATGAGCTTTTAGTGGAAGACATCAATGCCATCGAATCTGGACGAGTTCCTGTACCTTGCTATCCCTCTTCCTCAGATGGTGGTGACCATGCCAATGAAGGCAGCAGTGGAAAAAAGGGCGGCCACTCACATGGTGATTCTACTCATAGTGGTAAGGCATCAAGGTCTGATCAAGAGCGTCGTAAAGGAATAGCATGGACTGAAGATGAACACAG ATTGTTTCTTCTTGGACTTGATAAGTATGGGAAAGGTGACTGGAGGAGCATTTCTCGAAACTTTGTGATATCAAGGACACCTACACAGGTGGCAAGCCATGCACAGAAATATTTTATTCGTTTGAACTCCATGAACAAAGACAGgagaagatcaagcattcatgacaTCACCAGTGTTAGTAATGGAGATATATCAGCTCCACAAGGGCCAATCACTGGGCAAATAAATGGGGGAGCAACAACTTCAGGAAAATCTGCTAAGCAATCCTCTCAGCCATCAGGTGGTCCTCCTGGAGTTGGTGTATATGGAACCACAATAGGACAGCCAGTTGGTGGTCCCCTTGTTTCTGCAGTAGGCACCCCTGTTAATATGCCTGTTCCTCCACCCCATATGGCCTATGGAGTGCGAGCCCCAGTATCTGGTGCCGTAATCCCTGGTGCGCCAATGAACATGACTCCAGTGACTTACCCAATGCCTCCCGCATCATCTCACCGATGA
- the LOC105055454 gene encoding putative GEM-like protein 8, giving the protein MEASSNVKNPSHDQVIGIPITCVRYVAECPGKPASASQPGSLCLQSTSYGSSHFRQKRVDSVIDWMSRFSKRADNYAKGIRDHVSLGPNISETVKGKLSLGARILQAGGVKKVFRQNFSIEKGEKLLKAFQCYLSTTAGPIAGLLFISTKKIAFHSDRSLTLTSPRGELARVPYKVLIPLERIKRVSQSENANKPNQKYIQLVTKDEFEFWFMGFVSYQRSVKYLRQAISDSEARFLQ; this is encoded by the exons ATGGAAGCTTCATCCAATGTGAAGAATCCAAGCCATGATCAAGTCATTGGCATTCCTATCACCTGTGTCAGATATGTAGCTGAGTGTCCAGGCAAACCTGCTTCTGCTTCTCAGCCTGGTAGCTTATGTCTTCAGTCCACATCATATGGTTCCTCTCATTTCAGACAGA AAAGAGTGGATTCAGTGATTGACTGGATGAGCAGATTCAGCAAAAGAGCAGATAACTATGCAAAAGGCATCCGAGATCATG TCAGTTTAGGGCCCAATATCTCCGAAACTGTGAAGGGAAAGTTGAGCTTGGGTGCAAGGATTCTTCAAGCAGGAGGTGTCAAGAAAGTCTTCAGACAAAATTTCTCCATTGAAAAAGGAGAGAAGCTGCTGAAGGCTTTTCAGTGCTATCTGTCTACCACTGCCGGTCCTATCGCAGGGCTGCTCTTTATTTCAACTAAGAAGATTGCATTCCATAGTGATAGATCCCTGACGCTCACTTCTCCCAGAGGAGAATTGGCCAGAGTTCCCTACAAG GTTTTGATCCCTTTAGAAAGGATAAAGAGAGTCAGCCAGAGTGAGAATGCGAACAAGCCAAACCAAAAGTACATCCAGCTAGTTACTAAGGATGAATTTGAGTTCTGGTTTATGGGTTTTGTTAGTTATCAGAGATCTGTCAAGTACTTGAGGCAAGCTATCTCAGATTCAGAAGCAAGGTTTTTGCAGTAA